The Thermoclostridium stercorarium subsp. stercorarium DSM 8532 genome contains a region encoding:
- a CDS encoding SbcC/MukB-like Walker B domain-containing protein, producing the protein MILLNRLRLINWYAFNNVTVPIGIFTLIAGKNGNGKSVLLDAIKYALYGDTVFNKSTENKGSRTVVSYTRGLLDVTAGTYMRPADRIPNVYTHIVLEMSEAELNRNFILGTVIETDSGNGFRTQRYVIENKTLDDIKHTYELDGKEFPYSAAELQKEYGLKMMDATNGLLRFMQRTGLHFNNQQMATFRRKLRSIMSYDPEAKIDQFIRENVLEEKKVDLSKLIEVKSNIDDLNKNFELIDKEITELDEIINTFRELKQKENRLLADDVKIAYQKYLECEERLKDCKHNMEIAEQQMKFDIQMLENLEVHEEEIRELYNNAREHLNSMDCAKAIEDAKKALDNALAEKERLKKEKDALCCFQTKINELLSWFDKMQFDVINKKILSSLTYNTVTKAEKQNAVRMFLSQIQEYRDKLIENRAEINNFLAENQKEQNKCLKIIDAYEDKRVIFSEIPEYVALKNEINREFTRRGINSEAKFAFEYVIGISDEEWRDAIEAYLGNRRYTILVEPEYYDIADDVLNVSNNKYAHLFNTKLLMKKDIKPEPDSVVHFIEVKNPVAKKYFEWQLGKLHATAVDKVRNYENAISKEGRVSVAMDSYFLRFDRIKFYCLGLSAMELNRARAKKNLEKLRQEYMAVQETLNDVNAKIAYLDKMRGFFLDYNYDACEEYDKAVSECMKKETELKVLEEAQKNNIEYMELVQRVEILKKELENIENERGRLQEDKFRVKVMYEKYSKEKENIETEIVSVKAKLQEYECKNSEVYSKAIEDYKKYVDNGKTGPGGPLKDRQRLEREVNEARRQLISKQATYNALRATEKPLPETIESVAEYQKRRERIWVDNRQEIQAKLKEQTQRYEEIFKNEFVLTILKYCETARNDIKLINAELANLKFKSHYEFDVKYVKDGSDYEKIIEYAKYLKEREKLGVSTEQMSIEDMVLNSDNKGKELEQEIKRIVNHITENGDKEQIDSYADYRNYMTYEILLTNDVLSKAKLSKQSGYNSGAEVQIPYMLILLSALLMIYNEKNNSTRLVFIDEPFAKMDPINVKIMLDFMKKQNLQMIFCAPDKTELIGNECDVILPVLRTKPDLMEIGIVKIH; encoded by the coding sequence ATGATTTTATTGAACAGACTTAGATTAATCAATTGGTATGCATTTAACAATGTTACGGTTCCTATTGGAATTTTTACTTTAATTGCAGGAAAGAACGGGAACGGCAAATCAGTTTTGTTAGACGCAATTAAGTACGCGCTTTATGGAGATACTGTATTTAATAAATCTACGGAAAATAAAGGCAGCAGAACTGTAGTTTCATATACCAGGGGGTTATTGGACGTTACCGCGGGAACATACATGAGACCTGCCGATAGAATACCAAATGTTTATACGCATATTGTCCTGGAAATGTCAGAAGCTGAGCTTAATCGTAATTTCATACTTGGAACGGTAATTGAAACGGATTCAGGAAATGGATTTAGGACCCAAAGATATGTCATCGAAAACAAGACATTGGATGATATTAAACATACGTATGAGCTTGACGGAAAAGAATTTCCTTATAGTGCTGCTGAACTGCAGAAAGAATACGGGCTTAAGATGATGGATGCAACAAACGGGCTTTTAAGATTTATGCAAAGGACTGGTTTACATTTTAATAATCAACAGATGGCCACGTTTAGAAGAAAGCTTCGAAGTATTATGTCATACGATCCTGAGGCTAAGATAGATCAGTTCATACGTGAGAATGTCCTTGAGGAGAAGAAGGTTGATCTTTCAAAATTAATTGAAGTAAAGAGCAATATTGATGATTTAAATAAAAATTTTGAGCTGATTGACAAAGAAATTACAGAACTTGATGAGATTATTAATACTTTCAGAGAATTAAAGCAAAAAGAAAACAGATTATTGGCAGACGATGTAAAAATTGCATACCAAAAATATTTGGAGTGTGAGGAAAGGCTCAAGGATTGTAAGCATAATATGGAGATTGCTGAACAGCAAATGAAATTTGACATACAAATGTTAGAAAATCTGGAAGTGCATGAAGAAGAAATAAGAGAGCTGTACAATAATGCAAGGGAACATTTGAATTCCATGGATTGTGCAAAGGCCATAGAAGATGCGAAAAAAGCTTTAGATAACGCATTGGCTGAAAAAGAACGGTTAAAGAAAGAAAAAGACGCACTTTGCTGTTTTCAGACAAAAATTAATGAACTGCTATCCTGGTTCGATAAAATGCAGTTTGATGTAATTAATAAAAAAATACTTTCATCATTGACTTACAATACAGTAACCAAAGCTGAGAAACAAAACGCAGTAAGAATGTTTTTATCACAAATTCAGGAATATAGAGATAAGTTAATAGAAAACAGAGCCGAAATTAATAATTTTTTAGCTGAAAATCAGAAAGAGCAGAACAAATGTTTGAAAATTATAGATGCTTATGAAGATAAAAGGGTTATTTTTTCTGAAATTCCGGAATATGTAGCACTTAAAAATGAAATTAACCGGGAATTCACAAGAAGAGGAATTAATTCTGAGGCAAAGTTTGCATTTGAGTATGTTATAGGAATTAGCGATGAGGAGTGGCGTGATGCAATCGAGGCATATCTTGGAAACCGCAGGTATACGATTTTGGTAGAGCCTGAATACTATGATATAGCAGATGATGTGTTAAATGTGTCAAATAATAAATACGCACATTTATTTAACACCAAACTTTTGATGAAAAAGGACATTAAGCCTGAGCCAGACTCAGTAGTACATTTTATTGAAGTGAAGAATCCGGTAGCGAAGAAATATTTTGAATGGCAGCTTGGAAAATTGCATGCGACCGCTGTAGATAAGGTTAGAAATTATGAAAACGCTATATCAAAAGAAGGAAGAGTATCTGTAGCAATGGACAGTTACTTTTTGCGTTTTGACAGGATTAAGTTTTATTGTTTAGGTTTAAGTGCTATGGAATTAAACAGGGCAAGGGCAAAGAAAAATTTGGAGAAGTTAAGGCAGGAATACATGGCGGTACAGGAGACACTAAATGATGTGAATGCTAAAATAGCTTATCTTGATAAAATGAGAGGATTTTTCCTCGATTACAATTATGATGCATGCGAAGAATATGACAAAGCTGTATCAGAATGTATGAAAAAGGAAACAGAACTTAAAGTCTTAGAGGAAGCACAGAAAAATAATATAGAATATATGGAACTTGTTCAGAGAGTGGAAATTCTTAAAAAGGAGTTGGAGAATATAGAGAATGAACGGGGCAGACTTCAAGAAGACAAATTTAGGGTTAAGGTAATGTATGAAAAGTATAGTAAGGAAAAAGAAAATATTGAAACAGAAATTGTGAGTGTAAAAGCAAAACTTCAGGAATATGAATGCAAAAATAGTGAGGTGTATAGTAAAGCTATAGAAGATTACAAAAAATATGTTGATAACGGAAAAACAGGACCTGGTGGGCCGCTTAAGGATAGACAGCGTTTGGAACGTGAGGTCAATGAAGCGAGAAGACAATTAATAAGTAAACAAGCAACATATAATGCGTTACGAGCAACTGAAAAGCCATTGCCAGAGACAATTGAGTCAGTTGCTGAGTATCAAAAAAGAAGAGAACGAATTTGGGTGGACAACAGACAAGAAATACAGGCTAAGTTAAAAGAACAGACACAGCGTTACGAAGAAATTTTTAAGAACGAGTTTGTACTTACAATATTAAAATATTGTGAAACTGCGCGAAATGATATAAAACTTATTAATGCAGAATTAGCTAATTTGAAATTCAAATCTCATTATGAATTTGACGTTAAATATGTAAAAGACGGTTCAGATTATGAAAAAATTATTGAATATGCAAAATATTTAAAAGAACGTGAGAAACTTGGAGTATCAACAGAACAGATGTCAATTGAAGATATGGTATTAAATTCTGACAACAAAGGCAAGGAATTAGAGCAGGAAATAAAGAGGATTGTAAATCATATTACGGAGAACGGTGACAAGGAGCAAATTGATAGTTATGCCGATTATCGTAACTATATGACATATGAAATCTTATTAACTAATGATGTTCTTTCAAAAGCTAAGTTATCTAAACAATCAGGTTACAATTCGGGCGCAGAAGTGCAGATTCCTTATATGTTGATACTCTTGTCCGCTTTGTTGATGATTTATAATGAGAAGAATAATTCAACACGCTTGGTATTCATTGATGAGCCGTTTGCAAAAATGGATCCGATTAATGTAAAAATCATGTTGGATTTTATGAAAAAGCAAAATCTTCAAATGATTTTCTGCGCACCTGATAAAACAGAGTTAATCGGTAATGAATGTGATGTTATATTGCCTGTCCTTAGAACAAAACCAGATTTAATGGAAATTGGCATAGTAAAAATACATTAA
- a CDS encoding DUF4194 domain-containing protein produces MGEIKLNLSIKEENMPLFKRCVRKLLGSTFIVGDKDENLYAFISRESNRQDVSDYLRMIGFDVLVDEKVRIAMLKPYEGDEETPGLKRSNVVVFTSEQYHLLLVLWEAYLESLGYSEQNIVFLGDLIDKMKAYNVDMDGSKLFAALKIFKKYDLIDFDPNNKSEDAIITLYPSLQFGWNIEQFRTVVEEYMKENQYEVSPEDENIDFESGEDDTE; encoded by the coding sequence ATGGGTGAAATTAAATTGAACCTTTCTATCAAGGAAGAAAACATGCCGCTGTTTAAACGATGTGTACGTAAGTTATTGGGCTCAACGTTTATTGTCGGGGATAAAGATGAAAATTTATATGCTTTTATCTCAAGGGAGTCAAACAGGCAGGATGTTTCTGACTATCTTCGTATGATAGGTTTTGATGTATTAGTGGATGAAAAGGTGCGTATTGCAATGCTGAAACCATATGAAGGTGATGAAGAGACACCTGGATTAAAACGTTCTAATGTTGTGGTATTCACTTCAGAGCAATATCATCTTTTATTGGTTTTATGGGAAGCTTATTTAGAAAGTCTTGGGTATAGCGAGCAAAACATTGTATTTTTAGGTGATTTAATAGATAAAATGAAGGCGTACAATGTAGATATGGACGGAAGTAAACTGTTCGCCGCTTTAAAAATATTTAAAAAGTATGATCTTATAGATTTTGATCCGAATAACAAATCTGAGGATGCAATCATTACATTATATCCTTCTTTGCAATTCGGGTGGAATATTGAACAGTTCAGGACAGTTGTTGAGGAGTATATGAAAGAGAATCAGTATGAAGTGAGTCCGGAAGATGAAAATATAGATTTTGAAAGTGGAGAGGACGATACAGAATGA